The following proteins are co-located in the Gavia stellata isolate bGavSte3 chromosome 36, bGavSte3.hap2, whole genome shotgun sequence genome:
- the BLOC1S1 gene encoding LOW QUALITY PROTEIN: biogenesis of lysosome-related organelles complex 1 subunit 1 (The sequence of the model RefSeq protein was modified relative to this genomic sequence to represent the inferred CDS: deleted 1 base in 1 codon), producing MLSRLLKEHQARQSERRELQERRRREAIAAATRLTEALVDHLNVGVAQAYVNQRKLDHEVKTLQVQAAQFAKQTGQWITMVENFNQALKEIGDVENWARSIEMDMRTIATALEYVYKGQLQPSCS from the exons ATGCTGTCCCGGCTGCTGAAGGAGCACCAGGCGCGGCAGAGCGAGCGGCGGGAGCTGCAGG AGCGGCGGCGCAGAGAGGCCATCGCCGCCGCCACC CGCCTGACCGAGGCCCTGGTCGATCACCTCAACGTGGG GGTGGCGCAGGCCTACGTCAACCAGCGGAAGCTGGACCACGAGGTGAAGACGCTGCAGGTGCAGGCGGCCCAGTTCGCCAAGCAGACGGGGCAGTGGATCACCATGGTGGAGAACTTCAACCAGGCCCTCAAG GAGATCGGTGACGTGGAGAACTGGGCCCGCAGCATCGAGATGGACATGCGGACCATCGCCACCGCCCTGGAGTACGTCTACaaggggcagctccagccctcctgctcctga